AAAGCAATCGATAAAAGGAGGTATGTGAATTCTGTCCCTAAATGGACGACCGCAGCAAGGTTTTGGCAGTCATCGCAGCACTTATTGTCCTCATCTCGGGAATAGCAGTCGTGGCGAGCCTTCCGCATTCCGAACGTGATGATGGCATAACAATCGGAGTGACCTGGCGTCCAAACGCATCTGCCGAATCTTATGTGAACACGTTCAGGTCCATAGAGGCTGCCGGTGCGATCCCGGTCCGTCTCGGACAGGTATTCTCCTACGACCTATCGTATGACGCGTCCGGGAAGCTTTTGGAAGGCATCGATGAGAACGGGGCGTTGGACCGTCATGCCGCGGATATCGTGAAAGAGACCACATGGCATAATTCCAGTGTAGAGGAGATGATGGACGGCATCGATTTCGTCGTATTCCCCGGAGGGGACGATATCAGTTACAACCTCTACCGCAACCCGCAGGATTGGGGCGGTACGGATGAGGACAAGGTGTTCGAACCCGAGAGGGATGTGTCCGATTACATATGTATGACATACTGTCTCGACATGGATATTCCGTTGGTGGCCGTATGCAGAGGGATGCAGATGCTCGCGGTCGTATCAGGCGCGGAGATGATTCAGGACATTCCCGAATACTTCGAAGAGCATTCAGCAGAGTATCATTATGAGCACAGGAACCAACGCTCGTCGCCAGGCGCGTACAGAGATTATGCGCCACACGATGTGGTGATCGATAGGGATTCGAAGATATACGAGGTGATGGGCACAGAGATAGTCCGTAAGGTCCCGTCATGGCATCATCAGGCCGTTCTCGATGTCGAAGGCACCGCACTCAAAGTCACCGGGCGCACTTACACCGACGGTATCGGGATAATAGAGTCTCTGGAAAGGACCGACAAGACATGCGCGTTCGGTATCCAATATCATCCCGAGGCGGCTGTGGTGAAGCATCTCGACGATTATCCGAACAGATACGACTACATGGATTACCAATCTGCGATAGCCCTGTTCGATTGGATAGTCGATTATAAGGTATGAAGGGAAAAGGTGGGATCGCTCCCACCGGTGTTTCATTGTTTGATTACGTCTGCCAAGTGATCAAGGAAGAGGTCCTGGAAGGCTTTCTGCTCCCCGAGTCCCTCGAGCAGGCATTCGACTTCGCAGCCCGCATCGATAAACTTTGATTTCAGGGAGTCCTCGTCGTCCCCCGCCATATCGTTGGTGGCATGGTCTCCCGCGACCATCATGAACGGAGCGAGAACGACCTTGCTGTACTTGTGTCCAGCCATGAATTTCAACGTATCATCGAAGGACGGGTATCCCTCGACCGTCGTTACATAGACATGGTCGTAGCCCAAGGTCATCAGCTTCATCTGCAGCTGACAGTATGCGGAGTTCGCATAGTGCTCGGACCCGTGTCCCATGAAGACAATGGCCTTTCCGACCGAGGTGTCCTTGAAGATTCTCGAGAAGTACGCCTTGTCCATCGCTCCGATGACCGCATCGTAATCCTCGTCGGTCGTGAGCAGCGGCTTGCTGATCCTGAGGCATTTGAACTTGTCCCTGAAATCCGCTGAGATGTGCGCGACGAAATCGTACTCGGTCCCGTTCATAATATGGGTGGGCATCACGACCACCTGCTCGAATCCGTCATCGGCGAGTCTCTGCAGCGCCTCATCGATATAGTCGATGAAGATGCCGTCGCGCTCCTTCAGCTTCTTTATGATCATCTTGCTGGTGAAGGCCCTTCTGACCTCCCAGCCGCTGTACTTCTCGGCAACGGCCTTTTCGACCGCGTCGATGGTCTTCTCACGGGTCTCCTTGTAACTCGTTCCGAAGCTCACAACCAATATCGCTTTCTTGGACATCCTATCACCTGGGCGTTTCAACCCTTGTAATACATCATGGCATTACAGATGGTGGCGGCTATGTTGGAGCCGCCCTTCCTGCCAACAGGGATGATGTAGGGTACATCCCTCTCGAGGATGAGTTCCTTAGATTCGACGACGTTCACGAATCCCACCGGGGCGCCGATGATCAGAGCAGGCTTAAGCTCTCCCGCATCGATCATCTCCGCCAGTCTGACCAAGGCAGTGGGGGCGTTCCCTATCGCGAATATGACCGGGTGTTCCTTCGCGATCTCGGCACCCTTCTCCATGCAGATGGTGGCACGGGTGCATCCCCTTTCCTTAGCAGCCTTGACGACATCGTCGTCGCTTATGAAGCAGTGGACCTCTCCGCCGTACTCCTTCAGCTTGTTCTTGTTGATCCCCGCTGCGGCCATCTTGGTGTCGGTGACGATGTGTGCACCGTTCCTCAGGGCTTGGACCCCGATGTTCTCGGCGTCCTTGGAGAATCTAAGATTGTCAGCGTAGTCGAAGTCCGCGGAGGTGTGTATGCACCTCTTCACTATCGAGAACTGGGGCTCGGGCCATGTCCTGCCGTTCAGTTCGGATGTGATTATCTCCATGCTTCTTTTCTCAATATCCTCTGGTTTCACTACTGATATAGCCATTTCAACACACCTCAGATTCTGTATCCTCTGGGAGTTATCATGCGTCCGTTTGCGACATATGTCTGCGAATTGCCGATGATGACCATGCAGAACATGTCCACGTCCGCTTTGTCAAGATCGCCCAATGTGGTGATCTCCTTCCGCTCGTCATCGCGTCCGGCGTTGCGGACGATACCGACAGGGGTGTCGGCCGAGCGGTGTTTCAACAATATCTGTTGAGTCTGATTCAGGTATTCCGTCCTGCCCTTGCTCTTGGGGTTGTAGAGACAGACTATCATGTCTCCCTGGCCTGCGCAGTCCACGCGCTTCATGATGAGGTCTATGGGGGTCATGAGGTCGGACAGGCTGATGATCGCCAGGTCGTGCATCAGCGGGGCTCCGAGGACGGATGCCGCTGTGGAGGCAGCTGTTATTCCGGGGACGGTGTCGATCTCGATGTCGGCCTTCATCTCGTCCGCCAGCTGGTAGATGATCCCTGCCATACCGTAGATTCCGGAGTCTCCGGAGGAGATCATGGCGACATCCTTGCCTGCCATGGCATCCTCGATCGCCATCTTGCAGCGGTCGACCTCCTTCATCATCCCCGTCGCCTTGTAGGTCTTGTCGGGGAAGTAGGGCTTGATCATGTTGACGTATGTGGTGTATCCTGTGACGACATCTGCGTTCTGGATGACATCGGCGGCCTTGAATGTCATGTGCTCCTTGCCGCCGGGGCCGAAACCGACCACGTGGAGTTTTCCTTTCATTCATCCACCGCCTTGCGGAACTCTGTGGTGAAGTGCTTGTCGTAGAGTTTGGAGAGCTTGTAGTCCCCTTCGAGGAAGTTTCCGACGACGGTGAGC
This DNA window, taken from Thermoplasmata archaeon, encodes the following:
- a CDS encoding sirohydrochlorin cobaltochelatase; the protein is MSKKAILVVSFGTSYKETREKTIDAVEKAVAEKYSGWEVRRAFTSKMIIKKLKERDGIFIDYIDEALQRLADDGFEQVVVMPTHIMNGTEYDFVAHISADFRDKFKCLRISKPLLTTDEDYDAVIGAMDKAYFSRIFKDTSVGKAIVFMGHGSEHYANSAYCQLQMKLMTLGYDHVYVTTVEGYPSFDDTLKFMAGHKYSKVVLAPFMMVAGDHATNDMAGDDEDSLKSKFIDAGCEVECLLEGLGEQKAFQDLFLDHLADVIKQ
- the cbiC gene encoding precorrin-8X methylmutase (catalyzes the interconversion of precorrin-8X and cobyrinic acid) encodes the protein MAISVVKPEDIEKRSMEIITSELNGRTWPEPQFSIVKRCIHTSADFDYADNLRFSKDAENIGVQALRNGAHIVTDTKMAAAGINKNKLKEYGGEVHCFISDDDVVKAAKERGCTRATICMEKGAEIAKEHPVIFAIGNAPTALVRLAEMIDAGELKPALIIGAPVGFVNVVESKELILERDVPYIIPVGRKGGSNIAATICNAMMYYKG
- the cobJ gene encoding precorrin-3B C(17)-methyltransferase, yielding MKGKLHVVGFGPGGKEHMTFKAADVIQNADVVTGYTTYVNMIKPYFPDKTYKATGMMKEVDRCKMAIEDAMAGKDVAMISSGDSGIYGMAGIIYQLADEMKADIEIDTVPGITAASTAASVLGAPLMHDLAIISLSDLMTPIDLIMKRVDCAGQGDMIVCLYNPKSKGRTEYLNQTQQILLKHRSADTPVGIVRNAGRDDERKEITTLGDLDKADVDMFCMVIIGNSQTYVANGRMITPRGYRI